A genomic segment from Triticum dicoccoides isolate Atlit2015 ecotype Zavitan chromosome 1A, WEW_v2.0, whole genome shotgun sequence encodes:
- the LOC119277041 gene encoding nascent polypeptide-associated complex subunit alpha-like protein 1, whose protein sequence is MTAETATQAELLRAVLEEQKLAAQGDEPVVEDDDDEEDEDDDDEDDKDDDVEGVDASGRSKQSRSEKKSRKAMLKLGMKTITGVSRVTVKKSKNILFVISKPDVFKSPASDTYVIFGEAKIEDLSSQLQSQAAEQFKAPDLSSVISNPEASTAVQEDDEDCDETGVEPKDIELVMTQAGVPRPKAVKALKSADGDIVSAIMELTN, encoded by the exons ATGACGGCCGAGACCGCGACGCAGGCGGAGCTGCTCCGCGCCGTTCTGGAAGAGCAGAAGCTCGCTGCGCAG GGAGACGAGCCCGTagttgaggatgatgatgatgaggaagatgaggatgatgatgacgaggatgacaaagatgatgatgttgagg GAGTTGATGCAAGTGGAAGATCTAAGCAGAGTAGGAGTGAGAAGAAGAGCAGGAAGGCCATGCTGAAGCTTGGCATGAAGACTATCACTGGCGTGAGCCGTGTAACTGTCAAGAAGAGCAAGAAT ATCCTGTTTGTCATCTCCAAGCCAGATGTATTCAAGAGCCCTGCCTCTGACACCTATGTCATTTTCGGTGAGGCTAAGATTGAGGATCTGAGCTCACAGCTGCAGTCCCAGGCTGCCGAGCAATTCAAAGCGCCTGATCTTAGCAGCGTCATCTCAAACCCTGAGGCTTCTACAGCTGTTCAGGAGGATGACGAGGATTGTGATGAGACTGGAGTTGAGCCTAAGGACATTGAACTGGTGATGACCCAGGCCGGTGTGCCTAGGCCCAAGGCTGTGAAGGCGCTCAAATCTGCTGACGGTGACATAGTCAGTGCTATCATGGAACTGACGAACTAG